One Malaclemys terrapin pileata isolate rMalTer1 chromosome 9, rMalTer1.hap1, whole genome shotgun sequence DNA window includes the following coding sequences:
- the LOC128843653 gene encoding uncharacterized protein LOC128843653 isoform X2, translated as MGWGGIVVGLLPLPRAGGMASSPKKVMEGAVTRKKKVAPKLVLTEEQKQQLREAFDLLDTDGTGTVDVKDLKVSIRALGYEPKKDEMKKIVSEVDKEGSGKINFDSFLYAMTQKMSEPESREDILKAFKLFDDNGTGKISFQNLKRVAGEIGENLTDEELQEMIDEADVDGDGEVNEQEFLRIIRMNSM; from the exons GCTTCCAGCCCCAAGAAAGTGATGGAAGGGGCAGTGACCCGGAAGAAGAAGGTGGCACCCAAGTTGGTACTCACTGAAGAACAGAAACAGCAGTTGCGAGAGGCCTTTGATTTGCTTGATACTGATGGCACTGGTACTGTCGATGTGAAGGACTTGAAG GTATCCATAAGAGCCCTTGGGTATGAACCCAAGAAAGACGAGATGAAGAAAATTGTATCAGAAGTTGATAAGGAAGGATCAGGGAAGATCAACTTTGATTCCTTTTTGTATGCGATGACTCAGAAAATG TCTGAGCCAGAATCCAGAGAGGACATTCTTAAAGCCTTCAAGCTCTTTGATGACAATGGAACTGGCAAAATCTCTTTCCAAAATCTCAAACGTGTGGCCGGTGAGATTGGGGAAAACCTCACAGATGAGGAGCTGCAG GAAATGATTGATGAAGCAGatgtggatggagatggggaagTGAATGAACAGGAGTTCCTGCGGATTATAAGGATGAACAGCATGTAG
- the LOC128843653 gene encoding uncharacterized protein LOC128843653 isoform X1 produces the protein MQCRHTVAGDLCETGWGRQAGSLMLVIHLVSCSTNVSKASSPKKVMEGAVTRKKKVAPKLVLTEEQKQQLREAFDLLDTDGTGTVDVKDLKVSIRALGYEPKKDEMKKIVSEVDKEGSGKINFDSFLYAMTQKMSEPESREDILKAFKLFDDNGTGKISFQNLKRVAGEIGENLTDEELQEMIDEADVDGDGEVNEQEFLRIIRMNSM, from the exons atgcagtgtagacataccgtggCAGGTGACCTTTGTGAGacagggtggggcaggcaggctgggtcCCTAATGCTAGTGATCCACCTGGTCTCTTGTTCTACTAATGTTTCCAAGGCTTCCAGCCCCAAGAAAGTGATGGAAGGGGCAGTGACCCGGAAGAAGAAGGTGGCACCCAAGTTGGTACTCACTGAAGAACAGAAACAGCAGTTGCGAGAGGCCTTTGATTTGCTTGATACTGATGGCACTGGTACTGTCGATGTGAAGGACTTGAAG GTATCCATAAGAGCCCTTGGGTATGAACCCAAGAAAGACGAGATGAAGAAAATTGTATCAGAAGTTGATAAGGAAGGATCAGGGAAGATCAACTTTGATTCCTTTTTGTATGCGATGACTCAGAAAATG TCTGAGCCAGAATCCAGAGAGGACATTCTTAAAGCCTTCAAGCTCTTTGATGACAATGGAACTGGCAAAATCTCTTTCCAAAATCTCAAACGTGTGGCCGGTGAGATTGGGGAAAACCTCACAGATGAGGAGCTGCAG GAAATGATTGATGAAGCAGatgtggatggagatggggaagTGAATGAACAGGAGTTCCTGCGGATTATAAGGATGAACAGCATGTAG